The proteins below are encoded in one region of Cucurbita pepo subsp. pepo cultivar mu-cu-16 chromosome LG10, ASM280686v2, whole genome shotgun sequence:
- the LOC111803830 gene encoding nitrate regulatory gene2 protein-like isoform X2 has translation MGCCYSRLEREETVSRCKARKRYMKQLVKARQAFSATYSLYIRSLRGTGAALRQFSNAETYIRRPQQQQQQQHHHHHLLPVLPSPTPRTPPPPLPIPMSPSSDTWTSITASPALPPPPPPPPSSTWDFWDPFVPSSSRTVTEEEWEATTTASEAMVTVTGAASSAPPPSVVSGFSKDTSSTELAMVVSRNTKDLVEIIKELDEYFLKAADAGAQLSSLLEVPTFSSQKKGGQVYNNGWSLSPTLRMWGSNTTPPNAFGKLNGEITTPNMGNGCVGNSGSHCSTVEKLYAWEKKLYQEVKNAEAIRIEHEKKLEQLRKLELKRADYVKTEKTKKEVEKLESQMMVASQAIETTSAEIVKLRETELYPQLLELVKGLMCMWRSMYESHQVQTHIVEQLKYLNIIPSAEPTSEIHRQSTLQLELEVQQWHASFCNLVKAQRDYVQSLTAWLRLCLLQISGTPLLRTGQDSKIYSLCEEWNLAVDRIPDKVASEGIKSFLTVVQAIVVQQAEEHKQKKKADSASKELEKRATQLRSLESKYVSHSMRECSASTRGRDPVQEKQNKVENLRAKARDEKQKHENLVSVTRSMTINNLQMSFPHVFQAMVGFSSVCMHAYEAVYNQTKNPDQHEVKRLLP, from the exons ATGGGTTGCTGTTACTCgagattagagagagaagagactGTTTCCAGGTGTAAAGCAAGAAAGAGGTACATGAAACAGCTGGTGAAGGCGAGGCAAGCTTTTTCTGCTACTTACAGCTTGTATATTCGTTCTCTTCGTGGCACCGGCGCCGCTCTCCGGCAGTTTTCCAATGCAGAGACCTACATTCGCCGccctcagcagcagcagcagcagcaacaccaccaccaccaccttcTGCCAGTGCTTCCATCTCCAACCCCACGaacgccgccgccgcctctaCCTATCCCCATGAGTCCAAGTTCCGACACCTGGACATCGATCACGGCATCCCCGGCAttgcctcctcctcctccgccgccgccgtcatCCACATGGGATTTCTGGGACCCTTTTGTGCCATCTTCATCTCGCACTGTTACTGAGGAAGAATGGGAGGCTACCACCACTGCATCGGAGGCTATGGTCACTGTAACTGGGGCAGCAAGCTCAGCGCCGCCACCGTCAGTGGTGAGTGGTTTTTCAAAGGACACATCGAGCACTGAGCTTGCCATGGTAGTGTCGAGGAACACCAAAGATCTGGTGGAGATTATCAAGGAGCTTGATGAGTACTTTCTCAAAGCTGCCGATGCTGGTGCTCAGCTCTCTTCGCTTTTGGAAGTCCCCACTTTTTCTTCTCAGAAAAAAGGAG GGCAGGTTTACAATAATGGGTGGAGCTTGAGCCCTACGTTGAGGATGTGGGGTTCAAACACAACACCACCAAATGCATTTGGTAAGTTAAATGGAGAAATAACAACACCAAATATGGGAAATGGATGTGTTGGGAATAGTGGCAGCCACTGCTCCACAGTGGAGAAGCTGTACGcttgggaaaaaaaattgtaccAGGAGGTGAAG AATGCTGAGGCCATAAGGATAGAGCATGAGAAGAAGTTGGAGCAATTGAGGAAGCTAGAGCTGAAGAGGGCTGACTACGTAAAGACTGAGAAGACTAAGAAAGAGGTTGAGAAGCTGGAGTCACAGATGATGGTTGCTTCCCAGGCCATTGAAACCACATCAGCTGAAATCGTCAAGCTAAGAGAAACTGAGCTCTATCCACAACTCCTTGAGCTTGTCAAAGG ATTGATGTGCATGTGGAGAAGTATGTACGAGTCTCATCAGGTTCAAACACACATTGTTGAACAGCTAAAATATCTAAACATCATACCATCAGCCGAGCCCACATCCGAGATTCACCGCCAATCAACTCTCCAGCTTGAGCTTGAAGTCCAGCAATGGCATGCTTCTTTTTGCAATCTAGTGAAAGCTCAACGGGATTATGTCCAATCTCTTACAGCCTGGCTTCGGCTTTGCCTTTTACAGATTAGTGGAACCCCATTATTAAGAACAGGTCAGGATTCTAAAATTTACTCACTTTGTGAAGAATGGAACCTCGCAGTTGATAGGATTCCAGACAAAGTGGCTTCTGAAGGAATCAAGAGCTTCTTAACAGTAGTTCAGGCCATTGTTGTTCAACAAGCTGAGGAACATAAGCAAAAGAAGAAGGCAGATTCTGCCTCGAAAGAGCTTGAAAAGAGAGCTACCCAGCTAAGATCACTAGAAAGCAAATATGTCTCACATTCCATGCGAGAATGTTCAGCATCCACGAGAGGGAGAGACCCAGTTCAGGAGAAGCAAAATAAGGTGGAGAACTTGAGAGCAAAAGCTCGagatgagaaacaaaagcatGAAAACTTGGTCAGTGTGACCAGGTCAATGACAATAAATAACTTGCAGATGAGTTTTCCCCATGTTTTCCAGGCAATGGTGGGGTTTTCTAGCGTATGTATGCACGCATATGAAGCAGTTTacaatcaaaccaaaaatcCTGACCAGCATGAGGTGAAGAGATTACTACCCTAA
- the LOC111803830 gene encoding nitrate regulatory gene2 protein-like isoform X1, with product MGCCYSRLEREETVSRCKARKRYMKQLVKARQAFSATYSLYIRSLRGTGAALRQFSNAETYIRRPQQQQQQQHHHHHLLPVLPSPTPRTPPPPLPIPMSPSSDTWTSITASPALPPPPPPPPSSTWDFWDPFVPSSSRTVTEEEWEATTTASEAMVTVTGAASSAPPPSVVSGFSKDTSSTELAMVVSRNTKDLVEIIKELDEYFLKAADAGAQLSSLLEVPTFSSQKKGAGQVYNNGWSLSPTLRMWGSNTTPPNAFGKLNGEITTPNMGNGCVGNSGSHCSTVEKLYAWEKKLYQEVKNAEAIRIEHEKKLEQLRKLELKRADYVKTEKTKKEVEKLESQMMVASQAIETTSAEIVKLRETELYPQLLELVKGLMCMWRSMYESHQVQTHIVEQLKYLNIIPSAEPTSEIHRQSTLQLELEVQQWHASFCNLVKAQRDYVQSLTAWLRLCLLQISGTPLLRTGQDSKIYSLCEEWNLAVDRIPDKVASEGIKSFLTVVQAIVVQQAEEHKQKKKADSASKELEKRATQLRSLESKYVSHSMRECSASTRGRDPVQEKQNKVENLRAKARDEKQKHENLVSVTRSMTINNLQMSFPHVFQAMVGFSSVCMHAYEAVYNQTKNPDQHEVKRLLP from the exons ATGGGTTGCTGTTACTCgagattagagagagaagagactGTTTCCAGGTGTAAAGCAAGAAAGAGGTACATGAAACAGCTGGTGAAGGCGAGGCAAGCTTTTTCTGCTACTTACAGCTTGTATATTCGTTCTCTTCGTGGCACCGGCGCCGCTCTCCGGCAGTTTTCCAATGCAGAGACCTACATTCGCCGccctcagcagcagcagcagcagcaacaccaccaccaccaccttcTGCCAGTGCTTCCATCTCCAACCCCACGaacgccgccgccgcctctaCCTATCCCCATGAGTCCAAGTTCCGACACCTGGACATCGATCACGGCATCCCCGGCAttgcctcctcctcctccgccgccgccgtcatCCACATGGGATTTCTGGGACCCTTTTGTGCCATCTTCATCTCGCACTGTTACTGAGGAAGAATGGGAGGCTACCACCACTGCATCGGAGGCTATGGTCACTGTAACTGGGGCAGCAAGCTCAGCGCCGCCACCGTCAGTGGTGAGTGGTTTTTCAAAGGACACATCGAGCACTGAGCTTGCCATGGTAGTGTCGAGGAACACCAAAGATCTGGTGGAGATTATCAAGGAGCTTGATGAGTACTTTCTCAAAGCTGCCGATGCTGGTGCTCAGCTCTCTTCGCTTTTGGAAGTCCCCACTTTTTCTTCTCAGAAAAAAGGAG CAGGGCAGGTTTACAATAATGGGTGGAGCTTGAGCCCTACGTTGAGGATGTGGGGTTCAAACACAACACCACCAAATGCATTTGGTAAGTTAAATGGAGAAATAACAACACCAAATATGGGAAATGGATGTGTTGGGAATAGTGGCAGCCACTGCTCCACAGTGGAGAAGCTGTACGcttgggaaaaaaaattgtaccAGGAGGTGAAG AATGCTGAGGCCATAAGGATAGAGCATGAGAAGAAGTTGGAGCAATTGAGGAAGCTAGAGCTGAAGAGGGCTGACTACGTAAAGACTGAGAAGACTAAGAAAGAGGTTGAGAAGCTGGAGTCACAGATGATGGTTGCTTCCCAGGCCATTGAAACCACATCAGCTGAAATCGTCAAGCTAAGAGAAACTGAGCTCTATCCACAACTCCTTGAGCTTGTCAAAGG ATTGATGTGCATGTGGAGAAGTATGTACGAGTCTCATCAGGTTCAAACACACATTGTTGAACAGCTAAAATATCTAAACATCATACCATCAGCCGAGCCCACATCCGAGATTCACCGCCAATCAACTCTCCAGCTTGAGCTTGAAGTCCAGCAATGGCATGCTTCTTTTTGCAATCTAGTGAAAGCTCAACGGGATTATGTCCAATCTCTTACAGCCTGGCTTCGGCTTTGCCTTTTACAGATTAGTGGAACCCCATTATTAAGAACAGGTCAGGATTCTAAAATTTACTCACTTTGTGAAGAATGGAACCTCGCAGTTGATAGGATTCCAGACAAAGTGGCTTCTGAAGGAATCAAGAGCTTCTTAACAGTAGTTCAGGCCATTGTTGTTCAACAAGCTGAGGAACATAAGCAAAAGAAGAAGGCAGATTCTGCCTCGAAAGAGCTTGAAAAGAGAGCTACCCAGCTAAGATCACTAGAAAGCAAATATGTCTCACATTCCATGCGAGAATGTTCAGCATCCACGAGAGGGAGAGACCCAGTTCAGGAGAAGCAAAATAAGGTGGAGAACTTGAGAGCAAAAGCTCGagatgagaaacaaaagcatGAAAACTTGGTCAGTGTGACCAGGTCAATGACAATAAATAACTTGCAGATGAGTTTTCCCCATGTTTTCCAGGCAATGGTGGGGTTTTCTAGCGTATGTATGCACGCATATGAAGCAGTTTacaatcaaaccaaaaatcCTGACCAGCATGAGGTGAAGAGATTACTACCCTAA
- the LOC111803831 gene encoding cell cycle checkpoint protein RAD17 translates to MTKKENNLVVLSSDEEYCGGRSSSSKRRYRKTKSQSPLPRKSTRQAKKARLLGSRSCLHKDSRNVDEFNLFCEDFDQVFSTFKVSAGSGGMCRNELWIDKYKPHSLEELAVHKKKVDEVKVWFEDRLRTPKDANGNNVLVINGPSGVGKSATVHVIASHLGAKLCEWDTPTPVIWQEHLHNSSLGIQYTSKLDEFENFIGRMRKYGVIPSCFPNDSKQPIILLIDELPLTNGKAALKRLQNCLHLYVQSTQVPTAIVITDCAKVEGTDLTVQYLEELQLCLENAGACKVAFNPITNNSIKKIISRICCQEQYSLAVEQIDAIAKSSGGDVRHAIMSLQLFCLKPSQICSSSSSALESSKENEEVPPTVVDDRFSFQFGRDESLSLFHALGKFLHNKRHTSNELVLDGEFSVKENLSRRPLNMDPPEKVLSQAHGQARPIADFLHENVLDFMNEEAVDDAWVVASYLGDADTLLSSYERMLARHNDAENILHLAAASVAVRGVLFGNSHPLSSRWHAIRRPKLWQIEGSSLSNKREMVKQRFMAYGGISSADFSVVATEYVPALKWLGSSASGDRENLPVLSDENTDFDLVNSGNGESHTSDEEIEDW, encoded by the exons ATGACGAAGAAGGAGAACAATCTGGTTGTACTGTCGTCGGATGAAGAATACTGTGGTGGTCGATCATCCAGCTCCAAACGCAGATATCGAAAGACGAAGTCGCAGTCGCCATTACCTCGGAAAAGCACTCGCCAAGCGAAGAAGGCTCGACTCCTAGGTTCTCGGTCTTGCTTGCATAAGGATTCCCGCAATGTTGACGAG TTCAACTTATTTTGTGAAGATTTTGATCAAGTTTTTTCTACCTTCAAGGTATCTGCTG GGTCTGGAGGCATGTGCAGAAATGAATTATGGATTGATAAATATAAACCACATTCATTGGAAGAGCTTGCTGTCCACAAGAAGAAG GTAGATGAAGTTAAGGTATGGTTTGAAGATAGGTTGAGGACACCTAag GATGCTAACGGGAATAATGTTCTTGTCATCAATGGTCCTTCTGGAGTTGGGAAATCT GCAACTGTTCATGTAATAGCATCTCATCTTGGAGCTAAATTATGTGAATGGGATACACCTACTCCTGTGATTTGGCAAGAACATCTGCATAACTCGAGTTTAG GGATACAGTACACGTCTAAACTGGatgagtttgaaaatttcattGGGAGAATGAGGAAATATGGTGTGATACCTTCATGCTTTCCCAATGACTCAAAGCAACCGATCATACTCCTAATAGATGAACTTCCTTTGACCAATGGGAAGGCTGCTCTTAAAAGACTTCAGAACTGTTTGCATCTTTATGTGCAATCAACTCAAGTTCCAACAGCCATTGTAATTACAGATTGTGCCAAAGTTGAAGGAACAGACCTCACTGTGCAGTACTTGGAAGAGCTTCAGCTCTGTCTTGAGAACGCTGGGGCTTGTAAG gttgCATTTAATCCTATAACGAATAactccattaaaaaaataatttctagaATATGTTGTCAAGAGCAGTATAGTCTAGCAGTTGAACAAATTGATGCTATAGCCAAATCGAGTGGGGGTGATGTGAGACATGCAATCATGTCTTTACAATTATTTTGCCTGAAACCAAGCCAGATTTGTTCATCATCATCCAGTGCTCTGGaatcttcaaaagaaaatgaagaggtGCCTCCCACGGTGGTGGATGATCGATTCTCTTTTCAGTTTGGCCGCGATGAGAGTCTCTCTTTATTTCATGCCCTGGGAAAGTTTCTGCACAACAAACGACATACTAGTAACGAATTGGTATTAG ACGGTGAGTTTtctgttaaagaaaatttatcaaGACGGCCACTTAATATGGATCCTCCAGAAAAGGTTCTATCTCAAGCACATGGGCAAGCCAGGCCAATTGCTGATTTTCTACATGAAAATG TTCTAGACTTCATGAATGAGGAAGCTGTAGATGATGCGTGGGTTGTGGCTTCGTATTTAGGTGATGCTGACACGCTCCTTTCTTCTTACGAGAGAATGCTAGCCAGACATAATGATGCAGAAAATATTCTACACCTGGCTGCTGCTTCAGTTGCCGTCCGGGGGGTATTATTTGGCAACTCTCATCCGTTGTCTTCCAG GTGGCATGCTATACGTAGACCAAAGCTTTGGCAAATCGAGGGATCCTCATTGTCCAATAAG AGGGAGATGGTAAAACAAAGATTTATGGCTTATGGTGGGATCAGTTCAGCGGATTTTTCAGTAGTTGCCACAGAATACGTACCTGCCTTGAAATGGCTTGGTAGTAGTGCATCCGGAGATCGTGAAAATTTACCGGTATTGTCAGACGAAAATACAGATTTTGATTTGGTGAATTCAGGAAATGGAGAAAGTCATACTTCtgatgaagaaattgaagattgGTAA
- the LOC111804148 gene encoding cell number regulator 13-like, giving the protein MSSWDSLGDVAGVAQLVGFNAVQLISMIVRAANTARMHKKNCKQFAQHIKLIGNLLDQLKISELKKYPETREPLEQLEDALRKSYILINSCQDRSYLYLLAMGWNVVYQFRKAQSEIDRYLRLVPLINLVDNARVRERLDDIEKHQCEYTFEEDDRRIQDAILKPESIKNDASILKKTLSRSYPNLGLHDALQKENEKLQLELQVSQSNMDVGQCQIIERLFDITEALSANYFIEKDLQKGIPMQHGYSYSDVTGETAYAYGGNFHKNRDASTTRKGLSVSSRQDPLSSNCQHEEWHADLLGCCSQPYLCIKTFFCPCWTLSKVASVATNKHVSPADACNELMAYALVFSCCCYTCCFRRKLRNMLSIKGGIVDDFLSHLLCCCCALVQEWREIEMRCGPENTRTIPPPLQYMES; this is encoded by the exons ATGTCTTCGTGGGATAGTCTTGGGGACGTTGCGGGAGTGGCCCAGCTGGTAGGATTCAATGCAGTTCAGCTGATTTCAATGATTGTACGAGCAGCAAACACCGCAAGGATGCACAAGAAGAACTGTAAGCAATTTGCACAGCATATCAAGTTGATCGGGAACTTACTGGATCAACTCAAGATCTCAGAGCTGAAGAAATATCCAGAGACTCGAGAGCCTCTAGAGCAGCTGGAGGATGCCTTAAGAAAATCATACATTTTGATCAATAGCTGCCAGGATCGCAGCTATCTCTATTTGTTGGCCATGGGATGGAATGTTGTTTATCAATTCAGGAAGGCTCAAAGTGAAATAGATAGATACCTACGGCTTGTCCCTCTGATTAACCTGGTGGACAATGCTCGAGTCAGA GAAAGGCTTGATGATATTGAAAAGCATCAATGTGAGTATACGTTCGAGGAGGATGACAGAAGGATTCAGGACGCGATCCTCAAACCAGAATCTATCAAGAACGATGCTTCGATATTGAAAAAAACTCTTTCTCGTTCCTACCCAAACTTGGGCCTTCATGATGCGcttcaaaaggaaaatgaaaaacttcaGCTTGAGCTGCAAGTATCTCAATCTAACATGGATGTTGGCCAATGTCAAATAATTGAACGATTATTTGATATCACAGAAGCCTTATctgcaaattattttatagaaaaagaTTTACAGAAAGGAATTCCAATGCAACATGGATATAGTTATTCTGATGTCACTGGTGAAACTGCTTATGCGTATGGTGGAAACTTTCACAAGAATAGAGATGCTAGTACGACAAG aaaGGGCTTATCAGTGTCATCAAGACAGGATCCGCTATCCAGCAATTGTCAACATGAAGAATGGCATGCTGATTTGCTTGGTTGTTGTTCACAACCTTATCTCT GTATAAAGACATTTTTCTGTCCTTGTTGGACATTGTCAAAAGTTGCTTCTGTCGCTACCAACAAGCATGTCT CTCCAGCAGATGCATGTAACGAGTTGATGGCATATGCTTTGGTGTTCTCATGCTGTTGTTACACTTGCTGTTTCCGACGAAAACTCCGAAATATGCTAAGTATCAAG GGAGgcattgttgatgattttcttTCTCACCTTCTGTGTTGCTGCTGTGCACTCGTCCAAGAATGGCGAGAAATAGAAATGCGTTGTG GTCCAGAGAACACAAGAACGATCCCTCCACCATTGCAATACATGGAATCCTAG
- the LOC111804147 gene encoding pentatricopeptide repeat-containing protein At3g51320 isoform X2, which translates to MNEPDLSLDTRNPPRHNRCHSLLQSCQSMRELVQIHGYLITSGLFNHHFWANRVLLQASEFGDIVYTVLIFKLINVPNAFCINRVIKAYSLSSVPLEAVFVYFQWLGDGFRPDTYTFLSLFCACASIGCGSSGRKCHGQAFKNGVDCVMVLRNSLIHMYACCGHIELGRKVFDEMSTLDLVSWNSIVTAYARVGDLHTAHDMFDAMPERNVVSWNLMISEYLRGGSPGCAMKLFRNMMKIGIRGNSTTMVNILGACGRSARLNEGRSVHGFMYRTSMKFCVFIDTALVDMYGKCQRVSVARRLFDRMVNRNLVTWNAMVLGHCLHGNPEDGLKLFEEMAAKLRERNGEAGSGKKFKQDEGERKVFPDQITFIGVLCACARAGLLEDANNYFDEMINIFLVRPNFAHYWCLANVYVAAGLIQQAVEILRNMPEDIEDFSSELVVWTNLLATCRFGGDVSLGEQIANYLIDMEPKNESYYRLLLNIYAVAGRWEDVSRIKVLMKEKRLGTFPGCRLVDLKEIVHRLKLGNLLQEGMKETNSVMHKLASEVSLLSTIAAGQSDLRV; encoded by the exons ATGAATG AACCAGATCTTTCACTCGACACCAGAAATCCTCCCAGACATAACCGATGCCATTCGCTTCTTCAATCATGTCAGAGCATGAGAGAATTAGTTCAAATCCATGGCTATTTGATTACCTCTGGTCTATTCAACCACCATTTTTGGGCCAACCGAGTTCTATTGCAGGCATCGGAGTTTGGGGACATCGTTTATACTGTTTTGATCTTTAAGCTTATAAACGTTCCCAATGCCTTCTGCATCAATAGAGTAATTAAGGCTTATTCTCTTAGCTCAGTTCCTCTAGAGGCTGTGTTTGTGTATTTTCAATGGCTTGGTGATGGGTTTCGGCCTGATACCTACACTTTTCTTTCGCTTTTTTGCGCTTGTGCGAGTATTGGCTGTGGGTCTTCTGGGCGGAAGTGTCATGGACAGGCTTTCAAGAATGGGGTTGACTGTGTGATGGTTTTGAGAAATAGTTTGATTCATATGTATGCCTGTTGTGGTCATATTGAGCTTGGCCGGAAGGTGTTCGACGAAATGTCGACCCTGGATCTGGTGTCCTGGAATTCGATTGTTACAGCTTATGCAAGAGTTGGGGATTTGCATACCGCCCATGACATGTTTGATGCAATGCCTGAGAGAAATGTTGTTTCTTGGAATTTGATGATTAGTGAGTATTTGAGAGGTGGGAGTCCTGGCTGTGCAATGAAGTTGTTTAGGAATATGATGAAGATAGGAATAAGAGGGAACAGTACAACAATGGTAAACATTCTTGGTGCTTGTGGTCGATCGGCCAGGCTGAACGAAGGAAGATCGGTTCATGGTTTTATGTACCGTACTTCGATGAAGTTCTGTGTATTTATCGACACGGCATTGGTTGACATGTATGGCAAATGCCAGAGAGTTTCTGTTGCACGTAGACTATTTGACAGGATGGTGAATCGAAATTTGGTTACCTGGAATGCGATGGTTTTGGGGCATTGCCTACATGGGAATCCTGAAGATGGACTTAAGCTATTTGAGGAAATGGCTGCtaaattaagagaaagaaatgggGAAGCAGGCAGTGGCAAGAAATTCAAGCAAGATGAAGGTGAACGAAAAGTTTTCCCGGACCAAATTACGTTTATTGGCGTTCTATGTGCCTGCGCCCGGGCGGGACTGCTGGAAGATGCAAATAACTACTTTGATGAGATGATCAATATATTCCTTGTGAGGCCAAATTTTGCACACTACTGGTGTTTGGCCAATGTTTATGTTGCAGCAGGGTTGATTCAGCAGGCTGTGGAAATACTTAGAAACATGCCTGAGGATATTGAGGACTTTTCATCAGAATTGGTTGTATGGACCAACTTGCTTGCGACATGTCGTTTCGGGGGAGATGTTTCTTTGGGAGAACAGATTGCAAACTATTTGATTGACATGGAGCCTAAGAATGAGTCATACTATAGATTGCTTCTGAATATTTATGCTGTAGCAGGGAGATGGGAGGATGTTTCAAGAATCAAAGtattaatgaaagaaaaacgaCTCGGAACATTTCCGGGTTGTAGACTGGTAGACCTGAAAGAGATTGTTCACAGATTAAAATTGGGAAATCTTCTGCAAGAGGGGATGAAGGAGACAAACTCAGTGATGCACAAACTTGCTAGTGAAGTGAGTCTATTGTCAACTATTGCTGCAGGGCAATCGGATCTTAGAGTTTAG
- the LOC111804147 gene encoding pentatricopeptide repeat-containing protein At3g51320 isoform X1: MARIYSRQLFRFTRASLPPPSKSIDRCSSPFCSFAEPDLSLDTRNPPRHNRCHSLLQSCQSMRELVQIHGYLITSGLFNHHFWANRVLLQASEFGDIVYTVLIFKLINVPNAFCINRVIKAYSLSSVPLEAVFVYFQWLGDGFRPDTYTFLSLFCACASIGCGSSGRKCHGQAFKNGVDCVMVLRNSLIHMYACCGHIELGRKVFDEMSTLDLVSWNSIVTAYARVGDLHTAHDMFDAMPERNVVSWNLMISEYLRGGSPGCAMKLFRNMMKIGIRGNSTTMVNILGACGRSARLNEGRSVHGFMYRTSMKFCVFIDTALVDMYGKCQRVSVARRLFDRMVNRNLVTWNAMVLGHCLHGNPEDGLKLFEEMAAKLRERNGEAGSGKKFKQDEGERKVFPDQITFIGVLCACARAGLLEDANNYFDEMINIFLVRPNFAHYWCLANVYVAAGLIQQAVEILRNMPEDIEDFSSELVVWTNLLATCRFGGDVSLGEQIANYLIDMEPKNESYYRLLLNIYAVAGRWEDVSRIKVLMKEKRLGTFPGCRLVDLKEIVHRLKLGNLLQEGMKETNSVMHKLASEVSLLSTIAAGQSDLRV; this comes from the coding sequence ATGGCAAGAATTTACTCCCGACAACTCTTTCGCTTCACACGCGCCTCCCTCCCTCCGCCCTCTAAATCCATTGATCGATGTTCTTCTCCATTTTGCTCTTTTGCAGAACCAGATCTTTCACTCGACACCAGAAATCCTCCCAGACATAACCGATGCCATTCGCTTCTTCAATCATGTCAGAGCATGAGAGAATTAGTTCAAATCCATGGCTATTTGATTACCTCTGGTCTATTCAACCACCATTTTTGGGCCAACCGAGTTCTATTGCAGGCATCGGAGTTTGGGGACATCGTTTATACTGTTTTGATCTTTAAGCTTATAAACGTTCCCAATGCCTTCTGCATCAATAGAGTAATTAAGGCTTATTCTCTTAGCTCAGTTCCTCTAGAGGCTGTGTTTGTGTATTTTCAATGGCTTGGTGATGGGTTTCGGCCTGATACCTACACTTTTCTTTCGCTTTTTTGCGCTTGTGCGAGTATTGGCTGTGGGTCTTCTGGGCGGAAGTGTCATGGACAGGCTTTCAAGAATGGGGTTGACTGTGTGATGGTTTTGAGAAATAGTTTGATTCATATGTATGCCTGTTGTGGTCATATTGAGCTTGGCCGGAAGGTGTTCGACGAAATGTCGACCCTGGATCTGGTGTCCTGGAATTCGATTGTTACAGCTTATGCAAGAGTTGGGGATTTGCATACCGCCCATGACATGTTTGATGCAATGCCTGAGAGAAATGTTGTTTCTTGGAATTTGATGATTAGTGAGTATTTGAGAGGTGGGAGTCCTGGCTGTGCAATGAAGTTGTTTAGGAATATGATGAAGATAGGAATAAGAGGGAACAGTACAACAATGGTAAACATTCTTGGTGCTTGTGGTCGATCGGCCAGGCTGAACGAAGGAAGATCGGTTCATGGTTTTATGTACCGTACTTCGATGAAGTTCTGTGTATTTATCGACACGGCATTGGTTGACATGTATGGCAAATGCCAGAGAGTTTCTGTTGCACGTAGACTATTTGACAGGATGGTGAATCGAAATTTGGTTACCTGGAATGCGATGGTTTTGGGGCATTGCCTACATGGGAATCCTGAAGATGGACTTAAGCTATTTGAGGAAATGGCTGCtaaattaagagaaagaaatgggGAAGCAGGCAGTGGCAAGAAATTCAAGCAAGATGAAGGTGAACGAAAAGTTTTCCCGGACCAAATTACGTTTATTGGCGTTCTATGTGCCTGCGCCCGGGCGGGACTGCTGGAAGATGCAAATAACTACTTTGATGAGATGATCAATATATTCCTTGTGAGGCCAAATTTTGCACACTACTGGTGTTTGGCCAATGTTTATGTTGCAGCAGGGTTGATTCAGCAGGCTGTGGAAATACTTAGAAACATGCCTGAGGATATTGAGGACTTTTCATCAGAATTGGTTGTATGGACCAACTTGCTTGCGACATGTCGTTTCGGGGGAGATGTTTCTTTGGGAGAACAGATTGCAAACTATTTGATTGACATGGAGCCTAAGAATGAGTCATACTATAGATTGCTTCTGAATATTTATGCTGTAGCAGGGAGATGGGAGGATGTTTCAAGAATCAAAGtattaatgaaagaaaaacgaCTCGGAACATTTCCGGGTTGTAGACTGGTAGACCTGAAAGAGATTGTTCACAGATTAAAATTGGGAAATCTTCTGCAAGAGGGGATGAAGGAGACAAACTCAGTGATGCACAAACTTGCTAGTGAAGTGAGTCTATTGTCAACTATTGCTGCAGGGCAATCGGATCTTAGAGTTTAG
- the LOC111804007 gene encoding uncharacterized protein LOC111804007 gives MVRISQSLLKEAGSGLTKTLSEILVCPLSKQPLRYCEASNSLISDTIRVSFPIRGGVPCLVPKEGRIIETDDGLKGEDTVEIPREK, from the exons ATGGTGCGAATAAGCCAATCGCTTCTGAAGGAAGCGGGCTCTGGTCTCACCAAAACTCTCTCCGAGATCCTGGTCTGCCCTCTCTCCAAACAACCTCTAAG GTATTGCGAGGCGTCGAATTCTCTAATCAGCGATACGATTCGTGTTTCTTTCCCT ATAAGGGGCGGAGTTCCTTGCTTGGTGCCAAAGGAAGGAAGGATAATCGAAACTGACGATGGATTGAAAGGTGAGGATACCGTCGAGATTCCTCGAGAAAAATGA